A single window of Streptomyces aquilus DNA harbors:
- a CDS encoding branched-chain amino acid ABC transporter substrate-binding protein produces the protein MRQRSLITITAALAAGALTLTACGSRDDDGGSDSGSGGTKVVIGVDAPLTGDLSALGLGIKNSVDLAAKTANKQKLVDGVTFEIKALDDQAQPSSGQANASTFVSDDKVLGVVGPLNSSVAESMQKVFDDAKLVEISPANTGPALTQGVDWQTKKVRTYKSYFRTATTDAIQGPFAAQYVYNDAKKKKVFVIDDKKTYGAGLAATFTDEFKKIGGKVVGTDHIDPDTKDFSAVATKVKNSGADVVYYGGEYPQAGPLSKQIKAAGAKIPLVGGDGIYDPTFIELAGANSAGDLATSVGAPVETLDSAKQFVADYKKAGYKEEYAAYGGYSYDAAWAIIQAVKKVVDDNGGKLPSDARAKITAATQNVSFDGVTGKVSFDEFGDATNKQLTVYAVENGAWKAVKSGTYTG, from the coding sequence GTGCGTCAACGTTCGCTCATCACCATCACCGCCGCGCTGGCGGCGGGAGCACTCACCCTCACCGCCTGCGGCTCGCGCGACGACGACGGCGGCTCGGACTCCGGTAGCGGCGGCACCAAGGTCGTCATCGGTGTCGACGCCCCGCTGACGGGTGACCTCTCCGCCCTCGGCCTCGGCATCAAGAACTCCGTCGACCTCGCCGCGAAGACCGCCAACAAGCAGAAGCTCGTCGACGGCGTCACCTTCGAGATCAAGGCCCTCGACGACCAGGCCCAGCCCTCCTCGGGCCAGGCCAACGCCTCCACCTTCGTCAGCGACGACAAAGTCCTCGGCGTCGTCGGCCCGCTGAACTCCTCCGTCGCCGAGTCCATGCAGAAGGTCTTCGACGACGCCAAGCTCGTCGAGATCTCCCCGGCCAACACCGGCCCGGCCCTCACGCAGGGTGTCGACTGGCAGACCAAGAAGGTCCGCACCTACAAGTCGTACTTCCGCACCGCGACCACGGACGCCATCCAGGGCCCGTTCGCCGCGCAGTACGTCTACAACGACGCCAAGAAGAAGAAGGTCTTCGTCATCGACGACAAGAAGACCTACGGCGCCGGTCTCGCCGCCACCTTCACCGACGAGTTCAAGAAGATCGGCGGCAAGGTCGTCGGCACCGACCACATCGACCCGGACACCAAGGACTTCTCCGCGGTCGCCACCAAGGTCAAGAACTCCGGCGCCGACGTCGTCTACTACGGCGGCGAGTACCCGCAGGCCGGCCCGCTGAGCAAGCAGATCAAGGCCGCCGGTGCCAAGATCCCGCTCGTCGGCGGTGACGGCATCTACGACCCGACCTTCATCGAGCTGGCCGGTGCCAACAGCGCCGGTGACCTCGCCACCTCCGTCGGCGCCCCGGTCGAGACCCTCGACTCCGCCAAGCAGTTCGTCGCCGACTACAAGAAGGCCGGCTACAAGGAGGAGTACGCGGCCTACGGCGGCTACTCCTACGACGCCGCCTGGGCGATCATCCAGGCCGTGAAGAAGGTTGTCGACGACAACGGCGGCAAGCTGCCGTCCGACGCCCGCGCGAAGATCACCGCCGCCACCCAGAACGTCTCCTTCGACGGTGTGACCGGCAAGGTCTCCTTCGACGAGTTCGGTGACGCCACCAACAAGCAGCTCACCGTCTACGCCGTCGAGAACGGTGCCTGGAAGGCCGTCAAGTCCGGTACCTACACCGGCTGA
- the polA gene encoding DNA polymerase I, whose translation MAETASKKTDNSPGGSRPRLMLMDGHSLAYRAFFALPAENFTTATGQPTNAIYGFASMLANTLRDEAPTHFAVAFDVSRKTWRSEEFTEYKANRSKTPDEFKGQVELIGELLDAMHVSRFAVDGFEADDIIATLATQAEAAGFEVLIVTGDRDSFQLVSEHTTVLYPTKGVSELTRFTPEKVFEKYGLTPAQYPDFAALRGDPSDNLPGIPGVGEKTAAKWINQFGSFADLVERVEEVKGKAGQNLREHLEAVKLNRRLTEMVRTVELPKTVADLERAPYDRKTLAMILDTLEIRNPSLRERLLAVDPGAEEAESTPVVTAGVELDGTVVGTGELSAWLTEHGTQTLGVATVDTWGLGTGSVAEIALAAAGGPAAWIDPTQLDEADEKALTGWLADAARPKVFHNAKGAMRVFAEHGWSIAGVSMDTALAAYLVKPGRRSFDLDALSLEYLGRELAPAAAADGQLAFGADDGAEAEALMVQARAILDLGEAFEARLTEVGAADLLRDMELPTSALLARMERHGIAADRAHLEAMEQMFAGAVQQAVKEAHAAAGHEFNLGSPKQLQEVLFGELGLPRTKKTKTGYTTDADALAWLATQTDNELPVIMLRHREQAKLRVTVEGLIKTIAADGRIHTTFNQTVAATGRLSSTDPNLQNIPVRTDEGRAIRRGFVVGEGYESLMTADYSQIELRVMAHLSEDEGLIEAFTSGEDLHTTVASQVFAVERDAVDAEMRRKIKAMSYGLAYGLSAFGLSQQLNIEAGEARALMDTYFERFGGVQDYLRRVVDEARATGYTATLFGRRRYLPDLNSDNRQRREAAERMALNAPIQGTAADIVKIAMLNVGKALSEAELTSRMLLQVHDEIVLEIAPGERDRVEEIVRREMAGAVQLRAPLDVSVGVGPDWESAAH comes from the coding sequence GTGGCAGAGACAGCATCGAAGAAGACCGACAACAGCCCCGGCGGCAGCCGCCCGCGCCTGATGCTCATGGACGGGCACTCCTTGGCGTACCGCGCGTTCTTCGCGCTGCCCGCGGAGAACTTCACGACCGCGACGGGCCAGCCGACGAACGCGATCTACGGCTTCGCCTCGATGCTGGCCAACACCCTGCGCGACGAGGCGCCCACGCACTTCGCGGTGGCCTTCGACGTGTCGCGCAAGACCTGGCGCTCCGAGGAGTTCACGGAGTACAAGGCCAACCGCTCCAAGACCCCCGACGAGTTCAAGGGCCAGGTCGAGCTGATCGGCGAGCTGCTCGACGCGATGCACGTCTCGCGGTTCGCCGTCGACGGCTTCGAGGCCGACGACATCATCGCCACGCTCGCCACCCAGGCCGAGGCCGCCGGCTTCGAGGTGCTGATCGTCACCGGCGACCGCGACTCCTTCCAGCTCGTCAGCGAGCACACCACCGTGCTCTATCCGACGAAGGGTGTCTCCGAGCTGACCCGGTTCACCCCGGAGAAGGTGTTCGAGAAGTACGGCCTGACCCCCGCCCAGTACCCCGACTTCGCGGCCCTGCGCGGCGACCCGTCCGACAACCTCCCGGGCATCCCCGGCGTCGGCGAGAAGACCGCCGCGAAGTGGATCAACCAGTTCGGTTCGTTCGCGGACCTCGTCGAGCGCGTCGAGGAGGTCAAGGGCAAGGCCGGCCAGAACCTGCGCGAGCACCTGGAGGCGGTCAAGCTCAACCGCCGCCTCACCGAGATGGTCCGCACCGTCGAGCTGCCGAAGACGGTCGCAGACCTGGAGCGCGCCCCGTACGACCGCAAGACGCTCGCGATGATCCTCGACACCCTCGAGATCCGTAACCCCTCGCTGCGCGAGCGCCTCCTGGCCGTCGACCCCGGCGCCGAGGAGGCCGAGTCGACGCCGGTCGTGACGGCCGGCGTGGAACTCGACGGCACTGTCGTCGGCACCGGCGAGCTGTCCGCCTGGCTCACCGAGCACGGCACCCAGACCCTCGGCGTCGCCACGGTCGACACCTGGGGCCTCGGCACCGGCTCGGTCGCCGAGATCGCCCTCGCGGCAGCCGGGGGACCGGCCGCCTGGATCGACCCCACCCAGCTCGACGAGGCCGACGAGAAGGCCCTCACCGGCTGGCTCGCCGACGCCGCCAGGCCCAAGGTCTTCCACAACGCCAAGGGTGCGATGCGCGTCTTCGCCGAGCACGGCTGGAGCATCGCCGGCGTCTCCATGGACACCGCGCTCGCCGCCTACCTCGTCAAGCCGGGCCGCCGCTCCTTCGACCTGGACGCCCTGTCCCTGGAGTACCTCGGCCGCGAGCTCGCCCCCGCCGCCGCGGCCGACGGCCAGCTCGCCTTCGGCGCGGACGACGGCGCCGAGGCCGAGGCCCTCATGGTGCAGGCCCGCGCCATCCTCGACCTCGGCGAGGCCTTCGAGGCCCGGCTGACGGAGGTCGGCGCCGCGGACCTGCTGCGCGACATGGAGCTGCCCACCTCCGCGCTGCTGGCCCGCATGGAGCGGCACGGCATCGCCGCCGACCGGGCGCATCTGGAAGCCATGGAGCAGATGTTCGCCGGCGCCGTCCAGCAGGCCGTCAAGGAGGCCCACGCCGCCGCCGGGCACGAGTTCAACCTGGGCTCGCCCAAGCAGCTCCAGGAAGTCCTCTTCGGTGAGCTGGGCCTGCCCAGGACGAAGAAGACGAAGACCGGCTACACCACGGACGCCGACGCCCTGGCCTGGCTGGCGACGCAGACCGACAACGAACTGCCGGTGATCATGCTCCGCCACCGCGAGCAGGCCAAGCTGCGCGTGACGGTCGAGGGCCTGATCAAGACCATCGCGGCGGACGGCCGTATCCACACGACGTTCAACCAGACGGTCGCGGCCACGGGACGCCTCTCCTCCACCGACCCCAACCTCCAGAACATCCCCGTCCGCACGGACGAGGGCCGGGCCATCCGCCGCGGCTTCGTGGTCGGCGAGGGCTACGAGTCGCTGATGACGGCCGACTACAGCCAGATCGAACTGCGCGTCATGGCCCATCTGTCGGAGGACGAGGGCCTCATCGAGGCGTTCACGTCCGGCGAGGACCTGCACACCACGGTCGCCTCGCAGGTCTTCGCCGTCGAGCGCGACGCCGTCGACGCGGAGATGCGCCGCAAGATCAAGGCCATGTCGTACGGCCTCGCCTACGGCCTGTCCGCCTTCGGCCTCTCCCAGCAGCTGAACATCGAGGCGGGCGAGGCGCGTGCCCTGATGGACACGTACTTCGAGCGTTTCGGCGGCGTCCAGGACTATCTGCGCCGCGTGGTCGACGAGGCGAGGGCGACGGGGTACACGGCGACCCTCTTCGGCCGCCGCCGCTACCTCCCCGACCTCAACAGCGACAACCGCCAGCGCCGCGAGGCCGCCGAGCGGATGGCCCTGAACGCGCCGATCCAGGGCACGGCCGCCGACATCGTCAAGATCGCGATGCTCAACGTCGGCAAGGCCCTGAGCGAGGCGGAGCTCACCTCCCGCATGCTGCTCCAGGTCCACGACGAAATCGTCCTGGAGATCGCCCCCGGCGAGCGCGACCGCGTCGAGGAGATCGTCCGCCGCGAGATGGCGGGCGCGGTCCAGCTGCGCGCCCCGCTGGACGTCTCGGTGGGCGTGGGCCCGGACTGGGAGTCGGCGGCGCACTAG
- a CDS encoding branched-chain amino acid ABC transporter permease: MTTQTTESTGAPVNKDSATKGLVGLPENVGRALATIGGALAVVSTFLAWTWTSAFPGDLTVYGYPGGLQVLVLIGGALTTLFGLASYGVKGLRWLTPAGADGAIKLAATGTFATTWYTVIAISDELGGVVNLEPGGYIAAAVTLAAFLGAFSLPFERPEDEPVDEDESVGERIGRIWRHIVALLKSAVFTPSPAPARKLPAYAEILVIVAAMAVGLTVFTYGIGTEYDELFVGFLITVGFLFAALSKAGLVARVSAITGRHSTITMFGAFIAAALFPFTQSDDQYATIGVYILIFATVALGLNIVVGLAGLLDLGYVAFLGVGAYTAAMVSGSPSSPFDLHLPFWLSALLGAAVAMVFGVLIGAPTLRLRGDYLAIVTLGFGEIFRITVLNMDGTSGPDITNGSNGISSIPNLDILGFDFGLEHTILGFTIGRFANYFLLMLLITLIVVVVFKRSSDSRIGRAWIAIREDETAALAMGINGFRVKLIAFALGASLAGLAGAVQAHVTYTVTPEQYQFAHVVPPNSAFLLAAVVLGGMGTIAGPLVGAALLYLIPAKLQFLGDYQLFAFGVALVLLMRFRPEGLIPNRRRQLEFHEEAEAPAVLSKTGV; this comes from the coding sequence ATGACGACACAGACCACCGAAAGCACCGGCGCCCCCGTCAACAAGGACAGCGCCACCAAGGGCCTCGTCGGCCTCCCCGAGAACGTCGGCCGCGCCCTCGCCACCATCGGCGGCGCCCTCGCCGTCGTCTCCACCTTCCTCGCCTGGACCTGGACCTCCGCCTTCCCCGGCGACCTCACCGTCTACGGCTACCCCGGCGGCCTCCAGGTCCTCGTCCTCATCGGCGGCGCCCTCACCACCCTCTTCGGCCTCGCCTCGTACGGCGTCAAGGGCCTGCGCTGGCTCACCCCCGCCGGCGCCGACGGCGCCATCAAGCTGGCCGCCACCGGCACCTTCGCCACCACCTGGTACACCGTCATCGCGATCAGCGACGAACTCGGCGGCGTCGTCAACCTCGAACCCGGCGGCTACATCGCCGCGGCCGTCACCCTCGCCGCCTTCCTCGGCGCGTTCTCCCTGCCCTTCGAACGGCCGGAGGACGAGCCGGTCGACGAGGACGAGAGCGTCGGCGAACGCATCGGCCGCATCTGGCGCCACATCGTGGCCCTCCTGAAGTCGGCCGTCTTCACCCCCTCCCCGGCCCCGGCCCGCAAACTCCCCGCCTACGCCGAGATCCTCGTCATCGTCGCCGCCATGGCCGTCGGCCTGACCGTCTTCACCTACGGCATCGGCACCGAGTACGACGAACTCTTCGTCGGCTTCCTCATCACCGTCGGGTTCCTCTTCGCCGCCCTCTCCAAGGCCGGGCTCGTGGCCCGGGTCTCGGCGATCACCGGCCGGCACAGCACCATCACCATGTTCGGCGCGTTCATCGCCGCCGCCCTCTTCCCCTTCACCCAGTCCGACGACCAGTACGCGACCATCGGCGTCTACATCCTGATCTTCGCCACCGTCGCCCTCGGCCTGAACATCGTCGTCGGCCTCGCCGGCCTCCTCGACCTCGGATACGTCGCCTTCCTCGGCGTCGGCGCCTACACCGCGGCCATGGTCTCCGGCTCCCCCTCCTCGCCGTTCGACCTGCACCTGCCGTTCTGGCTGTCCGCGCTCCTCGGCGCCGCGGTCGCCATGGTCTTCGGCGTCCTCATCGGCGCCCCCACCCTGCGACTGCGCGGCGACTACCTCGCCATCGTGACGCTCGGCTTCGGTGAGATCTTCCGCATCACCGTCCTCAACATGGACGGCACCAGCGGACCCGACATCACCAACGGCTCCAACGGCATCTCCTCCATCCCGAACCTCGACATCCTCGGATTCGACTTCGGACTGGAACACACCATCCTCGGCTTCACCATCGGCCGATTCGCCAACTACTTCCTGCTGATGCTCCTCATCACGCTCATCGTCGTGGTGGTCTTCAAGCGCAGCAGCGACTCCCGCATCGGCCGCGCCTGGATTGCCATCCGCGAGGACGAGACCGCCGCCCTCGCCATGGGCATCAACGGCTTCCGCGTCAAGCTCATCGCGTTCGCCCTCGGCGCCTCCCTCGCCGGCCTCGCCGGCGCCGTCCAGGCCCACGTCACCTACACCGTGACCCCCGAGCAGTACCAGTTCGCCCACGTCGTCCCGCCCAACTCGGCCTTCCTCCTCGCGGCGGTCGTCCTCGGCGGCATGGGCACCATCGCCGGCCCCCTCGTCGGCGCGGCCCTGCTCTACCTCATCCCGGCCAAGCTCCAGTTCCTGGGCGACTACCAGCTCTTCGCCTTCGGCGTCGCGCTCGTCCTGCTGATGCGGTTCCGCCCCGAGGGCCTCATCCCGAACCGGCGCCGCCAACTCGAATTCCACGAAGAGGCCGAAGCCCCCGCAGTCCTCAGCAAGACAGGGGTCTGA
- a CDS encoding Tat pathway signal sequence domain protein, protein MSGVGPVEPGEGTHAWDTLDTLDATTRPRPRGRVGELYARHRRSVLATATATVLLACGTYLYATRPQPPAPPDPPYPSQVTDLHYLSGEATPKGAGPHSFSFGVELSVLAGPPVTVTRVSQPYAGMSVTSTPKAPFRTSAGTSRKVVITMRVSQCRKVPWNAGLPFLDVTLRNTRAIEVHSFILGQRYAQHLSEALQVACSNGSG, encoded by the coding sequence GTGAGCGGCGTCGGACCGGTCGAACCGGGCGAGGGCACGCACGCCTGGGACACCCTGGACACCCTGGACGCCACCACCCGGCCCCGACCTCGCGGCCGCGTCGGCGAGTTGTACGCCAGACACCGGCGCTCCGTCCTCGCCACCGCGACCGCCACGGTCCTCCTCGCGTGCGGCACCTACCTCTACGCGACCCGGCCCCAGCCGCCGGCGCCTCCCGACCCGCCGTACCCGTCCCAAGTGACGGACCTGCACTACCTCAGCGGCGAGGCCACGCCCAAGGGCGCCGGGCCGCACAGCTTCAGCTTCGGGGTGGAACTGAGCGTGCTCGCCGGGCCGCCGGTCACCGTGACCCGCGTTTCACAGCCGTACGCGGGCATGTCGGTGACCTCCACCCCAAAGGCCCCTTTCCGGACGAGTGCGGGGACGAGCCGCAAGGTCGTCATCACGATGCGGGTGTCGCAATGCAGAAAAGTGCCATGGAACGCCGGACTCCCTTTCCTTGACGTAACTCTACGTAATACGCGCGCAATAGAAGTTCACAGTTTCATCCTCGGGCAGCGATACGCCCAACATCTGTCAGAGGCCCTACAAGTCGCCTGCAGCAACGGTTCTGGGTAA
- a CDS encoding FdhF/YdeP family oxidoreductase: MATKPPKGDPVQDAPQVAGPKHAAAGLPAVGHSLRISQQQMGLKRTALTLLRVNQKEGFDCPGCAWPEPDHRHTLEFCENGAKAVAEEATLRRVTPEFFAAHPVTDLATRSGYWLGQQGRLTHPMYLPEGGTHYEPVTWERAFDIVAEEIAALDSPDEALFYTSGRTSNEAAFLYQLFARELGTNNLPDCSNMCHESSGSALSETIGIGKGSVLLEDLYKADLIIVAGQNPGTNHPRMLSALEKAKAGGAKIVSVNPLPEAGMERFKNPQTAQGILKGAALNDLFLQIRIGGDQALFRLLNKLILETEGAVDQAFVDEHTHGFEEFAPAARAADWDETLTATGLTRAEIEEALSLVLASKRTIVCWAMGLTQHKHSVATIREVVNFLLLRGNIGRPGAGVCPVRGHSNVQGDRTMGIFERPAPAFLDALEKEFGFAPPREHGYDVVRAIEALRDGRAKVFFAMGGNFVSASPDTDVTEAAMRRARLTVHVSTKLNRSHAVTGARALILPTLGRTERDLQGSGEQFVTVEDSMGMVHASRGRLEPASTHLLSEPAIVARLARRVLGDASRTPWEEFEKDYATIRDRIARVIPGFEDFNARVAEPGGFTLPHAPRDERRFPTATGKANFTAAPVEYPALPEGRLLLQTLRSHDQYNTTIYGLDDRYRGIRNGRRVVLVNPEDAAKLKLADGSYVDLVSEWKDGVERRAPGFRVVHYPTARGCAAAYYPETNVLVPLDATADTSNTPASKSVVVRLEQSATD, from the coding sequence ATGGCAACGAAGCCGCCCAAGGGTGATCCGGTCCAGGACGCTCCGCAGGTCGCCGGGCCGAAGCACGCGGCGGCGGGGCTGCCGGCCGTGGGGCACAGCCTGCGCATCTCGCAGCAGCAGATGGGGCTGAAGCGGACCGCGCTGACGCTGCTGCGGGTGAACCAGAAGGAGGGCTTCGACTGCCCGGGCTGCGCCTGGCCGGAGCCGGACCACCGGCACACCCTCGAGTTCTGCGAGAACGGCGCGAAGGCCGTGGCCGAGGAGGCCACCCTGCGCCGGGTCACCCCGGAGTTCTTCGCCGCGCACCCCGTCACCGACCTCGCGACGCGCAGCGGCTACTGGCTGGGCCAGCAGGGACGGCTCACCCACCCCATGTACCTCCCCGAGGGCGGCACGCACTACGAGCCGGTGACCTGGGAGCGCGCCTTCGACATCGTCGCCGAGGAGATCGCCGCCCTCGACTCCCCCGACGAGGCCCTCTTCTACACCTCGGGGCGCACCAGCAACGAGGCCGCCTTCCTGTACCAGCTCTTCGCGCGCGAGCTCGGCACCAACAACCTGCCGGACTGCTCCAACATGTGCCACGAGTCCTCCGGCTCGGCCCTGTCGGAGACCATCGGCATCGGCAAGGGCAGCGTCCTGCTGGAGGACCTCTACAAGGCCGACCTGATCATCGTCGCCGGCCAGAACCCAGGCACCAACCACCCGCGCATGCTCTCCGCCCTGGAGAAGGCCAAGGCGGGCGGCGCGAAGATCGTCAGCGTCAACCCGCTGCCCGAGGCGGGCATGGAGCGGTTCAAGAACCCGCAGACCGCCCAGGGCATACTCAAGGGCGCGGCCCTCAACGACCTGTTCCTCCAGATCCGCATCGGCGGCGACCAGGCCCTCTTCCGCCTCCTCAACAAACTGATCCTGGAGACGGAAGGCGCCGTCGACCAGGCCTTCGTCGACGAACACACCCACGGCTTCGAGGAGTTCGCCCCGGCCGCCCGCGCCGCAGACTGGGACGAGACGCTCACCGCGACCGGCCTCACGCGCGCGGAGATCGAGGAAGCCCTCTCCCTGGTGCTCGCCTCGAAGCGCACCATCGTCTGCTGGGCGATGGGCCTGACCCAGCACAAGCACTCCGTGGCGACCATCCGCGAGGTGGTCAACTTCCTGCTCCTGCGCGGCAACATCGGCCGCCCGGGCGCGGGCGTGTGCCCGGTGCGCGGTCACTCCAACGTGCAGGGCGACCGCACCATGGGCATCTTCGAACGCCCCGCCCCGGCCTTCCTGGACGCCCTGGAGAAGGAGTTCGGCTTCGCGCCCCCGCGCGAGCACGGCTACGACGTCGTACGGGCCATCGAGGCACTGCGCGACGGCAGGGCGAAGGTCTTCTTCGCCATGGGCGGCAACTTCGTCTCCGCCTCCCCCGACACCGACGTCACCGAGGCGGCCATGCGGCGCGCCCGGCTGACCGTGCACGTGTCGACGAAGCTCAACCGCTCGCACGCCGTCACGGGCGCGCGTGCCCTGATCCTGCCGACCCTCGGCCGCACCGAACGCGACCTCCAGGGCAGCGGCGAGCAGTTCGTGACCGTCGAGGACTCGATGGGCATGGTGCACGCCTCCCGGGGCCGCCTGGAGCCCGCGAGCACCCACCTGCTGTCCGAGCCCGCCATCGTGGCCCGCCTGGCCCGCCGCGTCCTCGGTGACGCCTCCCGCACCCCTTGGGAGGAGTTCGAGAAGGACTACGCCACGATCCGGGACCGCATCGCGCGCGTGATCCCCGGCTTCGAGGACTTCAACGCGCGCGTGGCCGAGCCCGGCGGCTTCACCCTCCCCCACGCCCCCCGCGACGAGCGCCGCTTCCCGACCGCCACCGGCAAGGCCAACTTCACGGCCGCGCCCGTCGAGTACCCGGCGCTCCCCGAGGGCCGGCTGCTGTTGCAGACCCTGCGCTCGCACGACCAGTACAACACCACGATCTACGGCCTCGACGACCGCTACCGCGGCATCAGGAACGGCCGCCGGGTCGTCCTGGTCAACCCCGAGGACGCGGCAAAGCTGAAGCTCGCCGACGGCTCCTACGTGGACCTCGTCAGCGAGTGGAAGGACGGCGTCGAGCGCCGGGCTCCCGGATTCCGCGTCGTGCACTACCCGACCGCGCGCGGCTGTGCGGCCGCCTACTACCCCGAGACCAACGTCCTCGTCCCGCTGGACGCCACCGCGGACACCAGCAACACCCCGGCCAGCAAGTCCGTCGTCGTCCGTCTGGAACAATCGGCCACCGACTGA
- a CDS encoding PaaI family thioesterase produces MGEQQHVKFPQEVIDEYAALGVDLQALFSAGHLGTRMGVQIVEASAEKVVGTMPVEGNTQPYGLLHGGASAVLAETLGSVGSMLHGGSSKIAVGVDLNCTHHRGARSGLVTGVATPVHRGRSTATYEIVISDEEGRRVCTARLTCLLRDVNPGDAARVGAGA; encoded by the coding sequence ATGGGCGAGCAGCAGCACGTGAAGTTCCCGCAAGAGGTCATCGACGAGTACGCCGCGCTCGGCGTGGACCTCCAGGCCCTGTTCTCCGCCGGACACCTCGGCACCCGCATGGGCGTCCAGATCGTCGAGGCCTCGGCGGAGAAGGTCGTCGGGACCATGCCCGTGGAGGGCAACACCCAGCCGTACGGACTGCTGCACGGCGGCGCGTCCGCCGTGCTCGCCGAGACCCTCGGCTCGGTCGGCTCGATGCTGCACGGCGGCAGCTCGAAGATCGCCGTGGGCGTGGACCTGAACTGCACCCACCACCGGGGCGCCCGCTCGGGCCTGGTGACCGGCGTGGCCACGCCCGTGCACCGGGGGCGCTCGACGGCGACGTACGAGATCGTGATCAGCGACGAGGAGGGGCGGCGGGTGTGCACCGCGCGGCTGACCTGTCTGCTGCGCGACGTGAACCCGGGCGACGCCGCCCGCGTCGGGGCCGGCGCCTGA
- a CDS encoding branched-chain amino acid ABC transporter permease, translating into MNELPQQLVNGLLLGAMYGLVAIGYTMVYGIVQLINFAHGEIFMIGGFGALTVYLYVLPDGTTMWVALPLMLVGAVIAAVLVAVGAERFAYRPLRTAPRLAPLITAIGLSLALQQAVWAWYPGAKESINFPEIPGGPFEIGSVTIQTGDIFLFVAAPVSMAILAYFVMKTRTGRGMQATAQDPDTAKLMGINTDRIIVVAFALGALFAAVGAVAYGLKYGQVQFRMGFILGLKAFTAAVLGGIGNIYGAMLGGLVLGLAETMATAYIADVPGFDLLGGQSWANVWAFVLLILVLLVRPQGLLGERVADRA; encoded by the coding sequence GTGAACGAACTGCCGCAGCAGCTGGTCAACGGCCTGCTACTAGGAGCAATGTACGGGCTGGTCGCCATCGGCTACACAATGGTCTATGGCATTGTCCAGCTCATCAACTTCGCCCACGGCGAGATCTTCATGATCGGAGGGTTCGGAGCCCTCACGGTCTACCTGTACGTACTGCCCGACGGCACCACCATGTGGGTCGCACTGCCACTGATGCTCGTGGGAGCCGTCATCGCAGCCGTCCTCGTCGCCGTCGGAGCGGAACGGTTCGCCTACCGCCCCCTGCGCACCGCGCCACGCCTGGCGCCCCTCATCACCGCCATCGGCCTCTCCCTCGCCCTCCAGCAGGCCGTGTGGGCCTGGTACCCCGGCGCCAAGGAGTCCATCAACTTCCCCGAGATCCCGGGCGGACCCTTCGAGATCGGCAGCGTCACCATCCAGACCGGTGACATCTTCCTGTTCGTCGCCGCCCCCGTCAGCATGGCGATCCTCGCCTACTTCGTCATGAAGACCCGCACCGGCCGCGGCATGCAGGCCACCGCGCAGGACCCCGACACCGCCAAGCTCATGGGCATCAACACCGACCGCATCATCGTGGTCGCCTTCGCCCTCGGCGCCCTCTTCGCCGCCGTCGGAGCCGTCGCCTACGGCCTCAAGTACGGCCAGGTCCAGTTCCGCATGGGCTTCATCCTCGGCCTCAAGGCCTTCACCGCGGCCGTCCTCGGCGGCATCGGCAACATCTACGGCGCCATGCTCGGCGGCCTCGTCCTCGGCCTCGCCGAGACCATGGCCACCGCCTACATCGCCGACGTCCCCGGCTTCGACCTCCTCGGCGGCCAGTCCTGGGCCAACGTCTGGGCCTTCGTACTCCTCATCCTCGTACTCCTCGTCAGGCCACAAGGCCTGCTCGGCGAGCGCGTCGCGGACAGGGCGTGA